The Aricia agestis chromosome 3, ilAriAges1.1, whole genome shotgun sequence genome includes the window CAGCTTGTTGTCACGCTCGTCCGACGAGTTCTCCTCTCGCACCAGTCTGAACGATATGTGGCCGGTCATAGGTCGCGATGGCGCGACGTACGATATGAACCTTTGTACCCAGACGTCCGCTTCCTCGTCTCGCTGATGAACTAACCCCTTCTTGGAGGAGTCCACTCGGCACGTCACGTTGTTCACTGCCCGAGATTCCTTTAAAGTGGTGCAGGTCACGACCTTCTCTCCCTTCGGCTCCTTGACGATCACCCACGGCTTCTCGGCACTGATTTCTCGGGGAAATCTGAACTGAGAACGCTCCTCGGGCAAAATAAATCTTAGGCGGTCGCGGGCCCCGCGAGCCCCGGCGCTAGCGATAAAGAAGCGGCCCTCCCTCGATACGCCGGAGTCGTACCAGTTTCGAAAGTCCTTTTCGCTCGTCACCACCCAATGTTGGGGTGTAGCCAGACCGGCCGCTCGGCACACTCGCATCAACTCCAGAGGATCGTCCAGTGTGACGACGTCGCGGGCACTCGGTATGAAACATTGACATCCGTGAACTTCGAGATGCGGTTTCGCTAGTGCGTCGTAGTAGGCGGGCGTAGTGGAACTGACCGGTATGTAGAACACCACCGACTCCTTGCGGACTATCTCTTCTAGAACTCGCGCGTACGCCAAAGGATCCGCCGGGTTGGGCCGGGGCACTGTGTAGAATCTATTGACGGCCGCCGAGTACTTGAGCAGCGCGAACTGTCCCTCGATCTCGAAAGCGACCACTCTGGCTCCGGCGGAGTGGAAGTTTCTCGCCAAATGCAGCGCCTGCACGGAGCTTCCGCCGCTGATGAGAACCGTTCGCGGCTTGTTGGGATTCTTCGAAACGGCACTCGCGATCATCTTCAGGAATCCGAGGGGCCATTGAACGCATTTCCAGAAGATAAACAGTGTGGCGGCGATCCACAGCGTAGGGAGCACCACGAGAATTTGTTTCCAGGCCGGGTGGGCTATAAAACTGAGTATAGCAAAGAGCGGCCGGAGGAACTGTCTCGGCAGCCAGGTGAGGATGCGGACGACCCTCGTGAGCGCCGGGGGGTGTTCCGGGGGAACGGCACGCTCCTCCGGGATCAGCGAGAACGTCGAGGAGAACGATCTTCTGAGGGCCGTGAAGGGCGGCGTCTGGTGCGGGCACCTCTTGACGCGGGGGGAGAAAGCCAGTTCGGTGTTGGCTCGCGCGAGGCGGTACTCGGGCGCGCAGGCCGGCATCGCGAACGACTGTGTATAGACTGGCGCGCGCGCACACCGCGACCGCATATAAACAGCCTCGTTATCGCGGAATGGGACGCCTGCGCCAGCGCACAGCTAGAATCTTTGCACCCAATTAAGTGTCACCCACTTGAAGAAAACAACTTATAATGGGAAGTAATTAGCTAAGCATCCTCATTGATtataagttattataattagaaCTTTGTTTTGACGGACGACAAATTGGCAATGAAAGTTACAAAATTGCATATAAAAAAACTTCGTGcccctttttttaatataatatcattgttcttgcccttaatattaataaaaaataaagtccCGGCCGGCCACAAaatgcggcccgccgggactttatcagtggcccgcgtTATTACTTATGCCATTTCGAAATTCAAGGATATTGGCATATAGTTGTGAAAAAATTTCCAAAAgttcaaaagttatttttaacctacgaataataagccCTAAAAATGTTGGTTGAAGCCCGCGGCACCAAGActaaaacgtgtttgtggcccgtttaaaaaaatcggccaagtggtAGTCGGCCTCGAGCACGAATAGGTTTCCGTATATATattgcgttttttgtatgggagccaaaaaataacaaataaataataataaaaataaaataaatatttgcctaattaaaaaaaatgtgaatatttcaagtgcctatctgttgccattattggttaCGAGCAAAcaagcaaaaaggccaaaaaatcacgtctgttgtatgggagcccctctgaaatattttatttttatttgttgttatgtaGAGCCGTtcctgagatacagcctggtaacagacagacagacagacgaagaTTTCTCAGTAAtagtcccatttttacccttttgatacagaaccctaaaaatgttgaGGACCACTGGTTTTATGTGGGTTTCATAGTCCATCCATCCTGAAACAATGTTTCtataaattaagaatttaaaaaatactatatcCTAGGGTTCTGTAGAAATATTCTGATGTTTATAGCCATAAGattttattcataattaatCATTTCACAGTGATTAACATATCTTTAACATTCAAAACTCTGCACCTTTAACATTTTACTAACAACCTTCCTAAGATACTTATTTATCAGAAGTTATTATGACTAGATTCAACATTTGGAAGAAAACATTATGTTagaataaaattttactatacATACATAGATCTGCCTTATAATTATATAaggttaaattttaaaaataaaatatttt containing:
- the LOC121725367 gene encoding uncharacterized protein LOC121725367, with amino-acid sequence MRSRCARAPVYTQSFAMPACAPEYRLARANTELAFSPRVKRCPHQTPPFTALRRSFSSTFSLIPEERAVPPEHPPALTRVVRILTWLPRQFLRPLFAILSFIAHPAWKQILVVLPTLWIAATLFIFWKCVQWPLGFLKMIASAVSKNPNKPRTVLISGGSSVQALHLARNFHSAGARVVAFEIEGQFALLKYSAAVNRFYTVPRPNPADPLAYARVLEEIVRKESVVFYIPVSSTTPAYYDALAKPHLEVHGCQCFIPSARDVVTLDDPLELMRVCRAAGLATPQHWVVTSEKDFRNWYDSGVSREGRFFIASAGARGARDRLRFILPEERSQFRFPREISAEKPWVIVKEPKGEKVVTCTTLKESRAVNNVTCRVDSSKKGLVHQRDEEADVWVQRFISYVAPSRPMTGHISFRLVREENSSDERDNKLVAIGARVGVSLPYLCQGPKRCSHSATVGKLLNTVLDTREALFAFWDPLPYCAYYQSRVPEDRRSLPPEPCKTPPNVPL